A genomic region of Alnus glutinosa chromosome 11, dhAlnGlut1.1, whole genome shotgun sequence contains the following coding sequences:
- the LOC133881744 gene encoding probable E3 ubiquitin-protein ligase RHY1A, translating into MTSASELFYTRRSRLGRSDPDLGFDRSSQYSHSNRRHHCNSHAPHHHRRDLGGGDPLRRSPHVSHHAERASVRLDQSTSQFVSSNSANTENLSRPRLTENERLPGAVVLARARLLERLRGVPLSGNRGSSRPSSYISRAESLLEDDIRGLVEVVRDARTQISTGQPGSSIITDLTSQIERLQLLQESKKKPPGLTQEALDCLRVEVFSSPVEGAAPRASQDCSICLETLLEGDELVRLPCGHRFHSACLDPWVRTCGDCPYCRRGIVVKKM; encoded by the exons ATGACGAGCGCGTCGGAGCTATTCTACACCAGGAGGTCTCGCTTGGGCCGGAGCGATCCGGATCTAGGGTTCGATCGGAGTTCTCAGTATAGCCATAGTAATCGTCGCCATCATTGCAATTCTCACGCTCCTCATCATCATCGACGTGATTTGGGCGGCGGCGATCCTCTCCGGCGATCCCCGCACGTGTCGCATCACGCG GAGCGTGCATCAGTTCGACTTGACCAAAGTACGAGTCAGTTTGTTTCAAGCAACAGTGCCAACACAGAAAATTTAAGTAGGCCAAGATTGACTGAGAATGAAAGGCTTCCTGGGGCTGTGGTACTTGCAAGGGCAAGGCTTCTGGAGAGGTTGAGAGGGGTGCCTCTTTCTGGAAACAG GGGAAGCAGTAGACCTTCATCTTACATTTCTCGTGCTGAATCATTACTTGAAGATGATATAAGAGGGCTGGTTGAGGTAGTTCGGGACGCGAGGACTCAAATCTCGACAGGTCAGCCTGGAAGCTCAATCATTACTGATTTGACCTCCCAAATTGAGAGGCTGCAACTATTGCAAGAATCAAAGAAGAAGCCACCCGGTCTCACTCAGGAGGCTCTGGACTGTTTACGCGTGGAGGTTTTTAGCAGCCCGGTTGAAGGAGCAGCGCCAAGAGCTTCACAGGATTGTAGTATATGTCTGGAGACTCTCTTGGAGGGAGATGAGCTTGTACGCTTGCCATGCGGGCATAGATTTCACTCCGCCTGCTTGGATCCCTGGGTCCGAACTTGCGGAGACTGCCCATATTGCCGTAGAGGTATTGTTGTAAAGAAGATGTAG
- the LOC133882305 gene encoding ultraviolet-B receptor UVR8-like: MEHNEKGIEAKHDDEDEEERQEVQGIWSWGAGTEGQLGTGRLEDEHLPQLLHLPSLASSAAPISLLTCGGAHVVALTSGGRVLTWGRGTSGQLGHCDMVNSFYPKLVASLQAYFIAHVSAGWNHSGFVSDSGCLFTCGDGSFGQLGHGDYRSHCSPVRVSYFVNKHVEQIACGMRHSLVLLKGSSGFQIYAFGSGKRGQLGISNVKTKSVSLPEVTHGLEDVRIVSITANGDHSAALSVDGHLYTWGRGFSGSADAHFPQRLLSSFLFTRAALGWNHALALTSDGEVFMLGGSHHGVLGDLEKMSPKQLPDPRGAILEKVHAVDGLKIEHIAAGAEHSAVVTENGEIKTWGWGEHGQLGLGNTCDQTCPQAVSLSNNLNEAATFEVYCGSGFTFAIQNPCV; the protein is encoded by the exons ATGGAACACAATGAAAAAGGAATAGAAGCAAAGCACGACGACGAGGATGAAGAGGAGCGACAAGAAGTACAAGGAATATGGAGTTGGGGAGCAGGAACGGAGGGGCAGCTGGGCACGGGCAGGCTAGAGGATGAGCACCTCCCTCAGCTGCTTCACCTTCCTTCTCTGGCCTCCTCCGCTGCACCCATTTCTTTGCTCACCTGTGGCGGCGCTCACGTTGTCGCCTTGACCTCCG GTGGTAGGGTACTGACATGGGGAAGGGGTACATCTGGCCAACTAGGCCATTGTGACATGGTTAATAGCTTTTATCCGAAGCTTGTCGCTTCCTTGCAGGCTTATTTCATTGCCCATGTTTCTGCTGGATGGAACCACTCTGGATTTGTTTCAG ATAGTGGGTGTCTTTTTACCTGCGGGGATGGGTCGTTTGGTCAGCTTGGGCATGGGGACTACAGGTCACATTGCTCTCCTGTAAGAGTCTCATACTTTGTTAATAAGCATGTTGAACAGATAGCTTGTGGTATGCGCCATTCGCTTGTGTTGTTGAAAG GTTCTTCAGGATTTCAAATTTATGCATTTGGGTCTGGGAAGCGTGGTCAACTAGGTATCTCCAACGTTAAGACCAAATCAGTTAGTCTTCCTGAAGTAACTCATGGATTGGAGGATGTCAGAATCGTTAGCATAACTGCAAATGGAGATCATAGTGCAGCATTATCTG TTGATGGACATCTTTACACTTGGGGAAGAGGGTTCAGTGGCAGTGCAGATGCTCACTTTCCTCAGCGTTTACTTTCATCTTTCTTGTTTACCAGAGCAGCTCTTGGATGGAACCATGCTCTAGCATTGACTA GTGATGGGGAAGTTTTTATGCTCGGTGGCAGCCACCATGGAGTCCTTGGTGATCTTGAGAAAATGAGCCCAAAGCAATTACCTG ATCCCAGAGGCGCTATTCTGGAGAAGGTCCATGCTGTTGATGGTTTAAAAATTGAGCATATTGCAGCCGGAGCTGAGCACTCTGCAGTGGTAACAG AAAATGGAGAAATAAAGACATGGGGTTGGGGTGAACATGGTCAACTTGGCTTGGGGAATACATGTGACCAAACTTGCCCTCAAGCAGTCAGCTTAAGTAACAATCTCAACGAAGCTGCCACATTCGAAGTTTATTGTGGTAGTGGGTTTACATTTGCCATACAGAATCCTTGTGTATAA
- the LOC133880932 gene encoding probable protein phosphatase 2C 63 yields the protein MMLRSCYRPLERCFVGRLGCGCGGGGDGLLWHTDLKPHASGDYSIAVVQANSSLEDQSQVFTSPSATYVGVYDGHGGPEASRFVNKRLFPYMQKFATEQGGLSVDVIKKAFDATEEEFLHLVKRALPARPQIASVGSCCLVGAISNDELYVANLGDSRAVLGRGALEGKKKSVVAERLSDDHNVAVEEVRKELEALHPDDAHIVVYTRGVWRVKGIIQVSRSIGDVYLKKPEFNRDPIFQQFGNPIPLKRPVMTAEPSILVRKLKPQDLFLIFASDGLWEQLTDEAAVDIVFKNPRAGIAKRLVRAAIQEAAKKREMSYGDIKKIKRGIRRHFHDDITAVVIYLDHQTRSSNARLKHNTVCCTSAPVDIFSLNTDETEETEDDLLYPVS from the exons ATGATGCTGCGGTCGTGCTACAGGCCGCTGGAGCGCTGCTTCGTGGGGAGGCTAGGCTGTGGCTGTGGTGGAGGCGGCGATGGGCTGCTCTGGCACACGGACCTCAAGCCCCACGCGTCCGGGGACTACTCTATCGCGGTGGTCCAGGCCAATTCCAGCCTCGAAGACCAGAGCCAGGTCTTCACGTCGCCCTCCGCCACCTATGTTGGTGTCTACGACGGTCACGGTGGCCCCGAGGCTTCCAGATTCGTCAACAAGCGCCTCTTTCCTTATATGCAAA AGTTTGCCACAGAGCAAGGCGGGTTATCAGTGGATGTGATAAAGAAGGCATTTGATGCCACTGAGGAGGAATTCTTGCATTTGGTGAAGCGAGCATTGCCAGCACGGCCACAAATTGCTTCAGTTGGGTCATGCTGTCTTGTTGGTGCTATTTCAAATGATGAATTGTATGTGGCAAATCTTGGGGACTCGAGAGCAGTTCTTGGACGGGGAGCTTTGGAGGGTAAAAAAAAATCGGTTGTGGCCGAACGATTGTCGGATGATCATAACGTTGCAGTTGAGGAGGTGAGGAAGGAATTAGAAGCCCTGCATCCCGATGATGCACATATTGTGGTCTACACCCGTGGAGTTTGGAGGGTTAAGGGAATAATTCAG GTGTCAAGATCTATTGGCGATGTCTATCTTAAGAAGCCTGAGTTCAACAGAGACCCAATTTTCCAGCAATTTGGGAACCCTATTCCTTTGAAGCGGCCAGTGATGACAGCAGAACCCTCAATCCTAGTAAGAAAGCTTAAACCACAAGACTTATTCTTGATATTTGCATCAGATGGCCTCTGGGAGCAATTAACTGATGAAGCAGCAGTAGACATAGTGTTCAAAAACCCGAGAGCT GGAATTGCTAAGAGATTGGTGAGAGCTGCCATTCAGGAGGCTGCAAAGAAGAGAGAGATGAGTTATGGTgacataaagaaaattaaaagggGAATTAGGCGTCATTTTCATGATGATATCACTGCTGTCGTAATTTACCTTGACCACCAAACACGTTCCTCAAATGCTAGACTGAAGCACAATACAGTTTGCTGCACCAGTGCACCGGTTGACATCTTCTCTCTCAATACAGATGAGACAGAAGAAACAGAAGATGATCTTCTTTACCCAGTTTCCTAA
- the LOC133882597 gene encoding uncharacterized protein LOC133882597 isoform X2 produces the protein MSASSLVAEAVWKDIESTRSDDQLSILHFLFGKNFERATRIVDQRGIKRISGELSGRFVFQVVGESRRKEEYFCFAENYCACYSFFYDIVNRGEQLCCKHQLAARLASSLGACIEVKVSDEQLALLLSKL, from the exons ATGAGTGCAAGTAGTTTGGTAGCGGAGGCGGTGTGGAAAGACATCGAATCTACTCGTTCag ATGATCAGCTATCCAT CTTGCATTTCTTGTTTGGTAAAAACTTTGAGCGAGCCACTAGGATAGTGGATCAAAGAGGCATCAAGAGGATTTCTGGTGAGCTAAGCGGGCGTTTCGTCTTTCAG GTTGTGGGAGAATCACGGAGGAAGGAGGAATATTTTTGCTTTGCTGAAAACTATTGTGCGTGTTACTCATTCTTCTATGACATTGTAAATAGAGGAGAACAGCTTTGT TGTAAGCATCAGTTAGCTGCAAGGCTAGCTTCATCATTGGGAGCTTGCATTGAAGTTAAGGTGTCTGATGAGCAACTAGCGCTATTGCTGTCAAAACTCTGA
- the LOC133882597 gene encoding uncharacterized protein LOC133882597 isoform X1 — protein MSASSLVAEAVWKDIESTRSVTDDQLSILHFLFGKNFERATRIVDQRGIKRISGELSGRFVFQVVGESRRKEEYFCFAENYCACYSFFYDIVNRGEQLCCKHQLAARLASSLGACIEVKVSDEQLALLLSKL, from the exons ATGAGTGCAAGTAGTTTGGTAGCGGAGGCGGTGTGGAAAGACATCGAATCTACTCGTTCag TGACAGATGATCAGCTATCCAT CTTGCATTTCTTGTTTGGTAAAAACTTTGAGCGAGCCACTAGGATAGTGGATCAAAGAGGCATCAAGAGGATTTCTGGTGAGCTAAGCGGGCGTTTCGTCTTTCAG GTTGTGGGAGAATCACGGAGGAAGGAGGAATATTTTTGCTTTGCTGAAAACTATTGTGCGTGTTACTCATTCTTCTATGACATTGTAAATAGAGGAGAACAGCTTTGT TGTAAGCATCAGTTAGCTGCAAGGCTAGCTTCATCATTGGGAGCTTGCATTGAAGTTAAGGTGTCTGATGAGCAACTAGCGCTATTGCTGTCAAAACTCTGA